In a single window of the Campylobacter fetus subsp. testudinum 03-427 genome:
- the atpF' gene encoding ATP synthase, F0 complex, b' subunit (Pfam match to PF00430.14 ATP-synt_B) yields the protein MLQIDLPLLLITVVIFLGLIFVLNSILYKPLLKFIDDRNRSIKQDEDSVSKNANDASTYKAEIERIILDARAEANVKKQAALTRAKEEAAKKIEAKKATIESEYEIFAAGLAAKKSELKTMLLEKLPEFKNSLAGSLSKI from the coding sequence ATGCTACAAATTGACCTGCCGCTTTTACTTATTACGGTTGTGATCTTTCTAGGGCTGATTTTTGTTTTAAACTCTATACTATATAAACCTCTTCTTAAATTTATTGATGATAGAAATAGATCAATAAAACAAGACGAAGATAGTGTTAGCAAAAACGCAAACGATGCTAGCACGTATAAAGCCGAGATCGAAAGAATCATTCTTGATGCTAGAGCTGAAGCAAATGTAAAAAAGCAAGCCGCTTTAACTAGAGCAAAAGAGGAAGCCGCAAAAAAAATAGAAGCTAAAAAAGCGACTATAGAGTCTGAATACGAGATTTTTGCAGCTGGATTGGCTGCTAAAAAAAGCGAATTAAAAACTATGCTTTTAGAAAAACTCCCTGAATTTAAAAATAGCCTGGCTGGCTCATTGTCAAAGATATAG
- the atpC gene encoding ATP synthase, F1 complex, epsilon subunit (Pfam match to PF02823.12 ATP-synt_DE_N) has translation MNTIHLEIVTPEGLIFSNDAKMIVLPGSEGEFGVLPGHASLVSLLKIGVVDIENVDGTHDAVAIDWGYVKIDENKVIVLVDGAVYVAGNSESEIAQSIENAKTLVKRMSDGNGILATALARIENAARVR, from the coding sequence ATGAATACAATACATTTAGAAATAGTAACTCCTGAGGGACTTATATTTTCAAATGATGCTAAAATGATAGTACTTCCTGGTAGCGAGGGCGAGTTTGGTGTGCTTCCTGGGCATGCCTCGCTTGTTTCACTTTTAAAAATCGGTGTTGTAGATATAGAAAATGTTGATGGGACTCACGACGCTGTTGCTATAGACTGGGGCTATGTTAAAATCGATGAAAATAAAGTAATCGTTTTAGTCGATGGTGCTGTGTATGTAGCTGGAAATAGTGAAAGCGAGATCGCTCAGTCTATTGAAAATGCAAAAACTCTTGTTAAACGTATGAGCGATGGTAATGGTATATTAGCCACAGCTTTAGCAAGAATCGAAAATGCTGCGAGGGTAAGATAA
- the atpG gene encoding ATP synthase, F1 complex, gamma subunit (Pfam match to PF00231.15 ATP-synt) codes for MSNLKDIKRKIKSVQNTQKTTKAMKLVSTAKLKKAEEAARHSRVYALKINEVLSEIAYKINQFKIVGKDDKFFDLNTTINKVDIIFVTADKGLCGGFNISTIKTIRNMIEEYKSKKIKVRLRAVGKKGIEFFNFQGVEILESYKGISSAPTYEKAKGVIAAAIGDFVAGATDKVILVHNGYKNMISQEIRINTIVPVETPSIENVEHSSSLMEIEPENDEKILEELMRKYFEYSMYYALIDSLAAEHSARMQAMDNASNNAKARVKELQLAYNKARQESITTELIEIISGVESMK; via the coding sequence ATGTCAAATTTAAAAGATATAAAAAGAAAGATTAAGAGCGTTCAAAACACGCAAAAAACCACAAAAGCAATGAAGCTAGTTTCTACTGCAAAACTTAAAAAAGCAGAAGAAGCTGCTCGTCATTCTCGTGTTTATGCTCTTAAAATTAATGAAGTTTTGAGCGAGATAGCTTATAAAATAAATCAATTTAAGATTGTAGGTAAAGATGATAAGTTTTTTGACTTAAACACTACCATAAACAAAGTTGATATTATTTTTGTTACCGCAGATAAAGGGCTTTGTGGAGGATTTAATATTTCTACTATCAAAACCATAAGAAATATGATAGAAGAGTATAAATCAAAAAAAATCAAAGTCAGACTAAGAGCAGTTGGTAAAAAAGGTATAGAGTTCTTTAATTTTCAAGGTGTAGAAATTCTAGAAAGCTATAAAGGAATCAGCTCTGCACCTACTTACGAAAAAGCAAAAGGCGTTATAGCTGCAGCTATCGGTGATTTTGTAGCAGGAGCTACTGATAAGGTTATTTTGGTTCATAATGGTTATAAAAATATGATCTCTCAAGAGATTAGAATAAATACTATAGTTCCAGTAGAGACTCCATCGATAGAAAATGTTGAGCACTCTAGTTCTCTTATGGAGATTGAACCTGAAAATGATGAGAAGATATTAGAAGAGTTGATGAGAAAATATTTTGAGTATAGTATGTATTATGCTCTAATAGACTCTTTAGCAGCTGAACATAGCGCTAGAATGCAGGCTATGGATAATGCTTCAAACAACGCAAAAGCAAGAGTTAAAGAGCTTCAGCTTGCTTATAACAAAGCAAGACAAGAGAGCATTACGACAGAGCTTATAGAGATTATAAGCGGTGTCGAGAGTATGAAGTAA
- the tolA gene encoding Tol-Pal system subunit TolA (Pfam match to PF13103.2 TonB_2): protein MSRKIGAKYPTLNSFVVAIFIYICIIISLFYKIYTAEDPKKYTNQQDAFMDVFVVQTEVADTITAPKKAEEKVEAKLTEEKEQEEVTKTTNKQTPKPVEEPKPTPVLEPKPAPSVNLNELFSDVKVEQPASKPKEQAVQSNKKSDKKTSSSSKSATDIINALQKDITAKAPPAGMTGEYNKFMGDITEIIQRKWVSYKADTNNDAKVQIFIDKFGKFSYNIISLSYNKEFNSKVKDFLERLKETQFPTPPTSTTTSVALTLRDQIDTEIQ, encoded by the coding sequence ATGTCAAGAAAAATCGGTGCAAAATATCCTACTTTAAACTCCTTTGTAGTAGCGATTTTTATCTATATTTGTATAATTATATCTCTATTTTATAAAATTTATACAGCAGAAGATCCAAAAAAATATACAAATCAGCAAGATGCTTTTATGGACGTATTTGTAGTGCAAACTGAGGTTGCAGATACTATAACTGCTCCAAAAAAAGCAGAAGAAAAAGTAGAGGCTAAATTAACAGAAGAAAAAGAGCAAGAAGAGGTAACAAAAACCACAAACAAACAGACTCCAAAACCAGTAGAAGAGCCAAAACCAACTCCTGTGTTAGAGCCAAAACCTGCTCCTAGTGTAAATTTAAATGAGCTTTTTAGCGATGTAAAAGTAGAGCAACCAGCTTCAAAACCAAAAGAGCAAGCCGTTCAAAGCAATAAAAAGAGCGATAAAAAAACAAGTTCATCATCAAAAAGCGCTACTGATATAATAAATGCTTTACAAAAAGATATCACTGCAAAAGCACCTCCAGCCGGTATGACTGGAGAATATAATAAATTTATGGGTGATATCACGGAAATTATTCAAAGAAAATGGGTATCATACAAAGCTGATACGAATAACGATGCTAAGGTTCAAATTTTCATAGATAAATTTGGAAAGTTTAGTTACAATATCATCTCCTTGTCGTATAACAAGGAATTCAACAGTAAGGTAAAAGATTTTTTAGAGAGACTTAAAGAGACTCAGTTTCCTACGCCTCCTACAAGTACTACAACTTCTGTTGCTTTAACATTAAGAGATCAAATTGATACGGAGATACAATGA
- the tolQ gene encoding Tol-Pal system subunit TolQ (Pfam match to PF01618.12 MotA_ExbB), with translation MLGFLDLLLNYLSKSSLVTIIVLSWLSLYFVISFTILFSRYIGLNNWIKKEQVALESILMGTKSDLVDSSLKKCASGRITKEKLDVCISLAETNATSGLTMLSIIASTSPFIGLFGTVISILETFAGLGQGGGSSSLSVIAPAISEALVATGCGIFVAIPAYSFNLLIKRKAYEIISIIRREANILVSIKEDNNQNDKF, from the coding sequence GTGCTTGGTTTTTTAGATCTTCTTCTAAACTATTTATCAAAAAGCAGTTTAGTGACAATCATCGTTTTAAGCTGGTTGTCGCTATACTTTGTTATTAGTTTTACAATACTTTTTTCAAGATATATCGGACTTAACAACTGGATAAAAAAAGAACAAGTTGCTCTTGAGTCTATTTTAATGGGGACAAAATCCGATCTTGTTGATTCATCACTTAAAAAGTGTGCATCTGGCAGAATTACAAAAGAAAAATTAGACGTTTGCATTAGTTTAGCTGAGACAAACGCTACAAGCGGTCTTACTATGCTATCAATCATAGCTTCTACATCACCGTTCATAGGTTTGTTTGGAACGGTTATAAGCATACTTGAAACTTTTGCAGGACTCGGTCAAGGCGGTGGAAGTAGTTCGCTAAGCGTGATTGCACCGGCTATCTCAGAAGCATTGGTTGCTACTGGATGTGGTATATTTGTAGCTATTCCGGCTTATAGTTTTAATCTTCTTATAAAAAGAAAAGCGTATGAAATTATCAGTATCATAAGAAGAGAAGCAAATATTTTAGTTAGCATAAAAGAAGACAATAACCAAAATGATAAATTTTGA
- the atpF gene encoding ATP synthase, F0 complex, b subunit (Pfam match to PF00430.14 ATP-synt_B): protein MNIKFLLLLLTPVFVFGADANSVERDYDIFARTINFAIFAGILYYLIAEPVKKAYKGRISSIAARLDAIQDKLRASKAQKDDALKKVEDAKNRASGLLESTDKEIEILISKIEKDTQNELLLLQKSYEEQKDFEERKIIRSVVGEILDEVFAGDTLKIDQSEFVNLVLKKVS, encoded by the coding sequence ATGAATATTAAATTTTTATTGCTATTATTGACTCCGGTATTTGTTTTTGGTGCTGATGCTAACAGTGTGGAGCGTGACTATGATATATTTGCTAGAACTATAAACTTTGCTATATTTGCTGGTATTTTATACTATTTGATAGCCGAGCCGGTTAAAAAAGCTTATAAAGGTAGAATAAGCTCTATAGCCGCTAGACTTGATGCTATACAAGATAAGCTAAGAGCTTCAAAAGCACAAAAAGACGATGCTTTAAAAAAAGTCGAAGATGCAAAAAACAGAGCGAGCGGTCTATTAGAATCTACAGATAAAGAGATAGAAATTCTAATATCAAAAATAGAAAAAGATACCCAAAATGAACTTTTGCTACTTCAAAAGAGCTATGAAGAACAAAAAGATTTTGAAGAAAGAAAGATTATTAGATCTGTAGTCGGTGAAATTTTAGATGAAGTTTTTGCTGGAGATACTCTAAAAATCGATCAAAGCGAATTCGTAAATTTAGTACTTAAAAAGGTAAGTTGA
- the atpH gene encoding ATP synthase, F1 complex, delta subunit (Pfam match to PF00213.14 OSCP): MKEVVAKKYVKALILSLSSDEFDKFGSELKDISNAFLLPKLKVIIDSPDISSKQKADFLFSLLDSASNKIHNFLLLLAERKRLGLIPEISKEFEYQQAVRDGKFSGLISGNFELSAAQKTELEERFSKKFGAKIEFENIKNSYNGIKIELDDLGVEVSFSIDRLKAQMSEYILKAI, encoded by the coding sequence ATGAAAGAAGTAGTGGCTAAAAAGTATGTAAAAGCGCTTATTTTAAGTTTAAGTTCAGATGAATTTGATAAATTCGGCAGCGAACTTAAAGATATATCAAATGCTTTTTTACTCCCAAAACTTAAAGTAATAATTGATTCTCCAGATATCAGTTCTAAACAAAAGGCTGATTTTTTATTTTCTTTATTAGACAGTGCTTCTAATAAAATTCATAATTTTTTATTACTTTTAGCAGAGAGAAAAAGACTCGGTTTGATCCCGGAAATTTCAAAAGAATTTGAGTATCAACAAGCTGTAAGAGATGGTAAATTTAGTGGTTTAATCTCTGGTAATTTTGAGTTAAGTGCTGCTCAAAAAACTGAACTTGAAGAGAGATTTTCTAAGAAATTTGGTGCAAAAATAGAATTTGAAAATATAAAAAACAGCTATAACGGTATCAAAATAGAGCTAGATGACCTTGGTGTAGAAGTTAGTTTTTCTATTGATAGATTAAAGGCTCAAATGAGCGAATATATTTTAAAAGCAATTTAA
- the tolR gene encoding Tol-Pal system subunit TolR (Pfam match to PF02472.12 ExbD) has protein sequence MINFDENPELNITPLVDIMLVLLAILMVTTPAIVYEEQITLPDGSKSKAVAQNLKTLTVRIDAQRKVYINQSVMSLPELGDNLILISQKYDKNSPVYIKADKRLIYDDVMYVLKTMKNAGFTKVALETNG, from the coding sequence ATGATAAATTTTGATGAAAATCCAGAGTTAAATATTACTCCTCTGGTAGATATTATGCTAGTTTTATTAGCTATACTTATGGTTACAACTCCGGCTATCGTCTATGAAGAGCAAATAACACTTCCTGATGGTTCAAAAAGCAAAGCAGTAGCTCAAAATTTAAAAACTCTTACTGTAAGAATAGACGCTCAAAGAAAAGTCTATATAAATCAAAGCGTAATGAGCTTACCAGAATTAGGCGATAACTTAATTCTTATCTCTCAAAAGTACGATAAAAACTCTCCAGTATATATAAAAGCTGATAAAAGACTAATTTATGATGATGTAATGTATGTCTTAAAAACTATGAAAAATGCTGGATTTACTAAAGTCGCACTTGAAACCAACGGATAA
- the atpA gene encoding ATP synthase, F1 complex, alpha subunit (Pfam matches to PF00006.21 ATP-synt_ab, and to PF00306.23 ATP-synt_ab_C, and to PF02874.19 ATP-synt_ab_N) — MSVKLKADEISSIIKERIENYNLSVDIEETGKVISVADGVANVYGLKNVMAGEMVEFETGEKGMALNLEESSVGIVVLGKSSAIKEGSSVKRLGKLLRVPVGDALIGRVVNALGEPIDAKGAIEATETRFIEEKAKGIMARKSVHEPLQTGIKAIDGLVPIGRGQRELIIGDRQTGKTTVAIDTIINQKGQDVICIYVAIGQKQSTVAQVVKKLEEYGAMDYTIVVNASASDTPALQYLAPYAGVTMGEYFRDNSRHALIIYDDLSKHAVAYREMSLILRRPPGREAYPGDVFYLHSRLLERASKLSDKLGAGSLTALPIIETQAGDVSAYIPTNVISITDGQIFLESDLFNSGIRPAINVGLSVSRVGGSAQIKAIKKVSGTLRLDLAQYRELQAFAQFASDLDESSRKQLERGQRMVEVLKQPPYSPLPVENQVIIIYAGSQGYLDDIPVAAVTKFEAELYPYIEAKYPEIFEQIRNKKALDKDIEESLSKALNDFKATFSAE, encoded by the coding sequence GTGAGTGTAAAATTAAAAGCTGATGAGATTAGCAGTATTATCAAAGAGCGCATCGAAAATTACAACTTAAGCGTTGATATTGAAGAAACTGGTAAAGTAATATCAGTCGCTGATGGTGTTGCAAACGTTTATGGACTAAAAAATGTTATGGCCGGTGAGATGGTTGAGTTTGAAACCGGTGAAAAAGGTATGGCGTTAAATCTTGAAGAGAGCAGCGTTGGTATAGTTGTTCTTGGTAAATCAAGTGCCATAAAAGAAGGCAGTAGCGTAAAAAGACTTGGAAAACTTCTTCGTGTTCCAGTGGGTGATGCTTTGATAGGACGCGTTGTAAATGCTTTAGGTGAGCCTATAGATGCAAAAGGCGCTATAGAGGCTACTGAAACAAGATTTATAGAAGAAAAAGCAAAAGGCATTATGGCTAGAAAATCTGTTCATGAACCACTTCAAACAGGTATTAAAGCTATTGACGGTTTGGTTCCTATCGGTCGTGGTCAAAGAGAGCTTATCATCGGTGATCGTCAAACAGGTAAAACAACAGTTGCTATAGATACTATTATTAACCAAAAAGGTCAAGATGTAATCTGTATTTATGTGGCTATAGGTCAAAAGCAATCAACAGTAGCTCAAGTTGTTAAAAAACTTGAAGAGTACGGCGCTATGGACTATACTATAGTAGTTAATGCAAGTGCGAGTGATACTCCGGCGTTGCAATATCTTGCTCCGTATGCAGGCGTAACAATGGGTGAATATTTCCGTGATAATTCACGTCATGCGCTTATCATTTATGATGATCTAAGCAAACACGCTGTAGCTTACCGCGAAATGTCGCTAATCTTAAGAAGACCACCGGGTCGTGAAGCTTATCCTGGAGATGTTTTTTATCTACATTCAAGGCTACTTGAAAGAGCTAGTAAGCTAAGTGATAAGCTAGGAGCTGGAAGTCTTACGGCTCTACCTATTATCGAGACTCAAGCAGGCGATGTTTCAGCGTATATCCCTACAAATGTTATTTCTATAACCGATGGTCAAATTTTCTTAGAAAGTGATCTGTTTAATTCAGGTATTCGTCCTGCTATAAACGTAGGTCTTTCTGTTAGTCGTGTTGGTGGATCGGCTCAGATAAAAGCTATCAAAAAAGTTTCTGGAACTCTTCGTCTTGACCTTGCTCAGTACCGCGAACTTCAAGCTTTTGCACAGTTTGCAAGTGACCTTGATGAGAGTAGTAGAAAACAACTTGAGCGCGGACAAAGAATGGTTGAAGTACTAAAACAACCTCCTTATAGCCCGCTTCCTGTAGAAAATCAAGTTATTATAATCTATGCAGGTAGTCAAGGATATCTCGATGATATTCCAGTAGCTGCAGTTACTAAATTTGAAGCTGAATTATATCCGTATATAGAGGCTAAGTATCCTGAAATTTTTGAGCAAATTAGAAATAAAAAAGCTCTTGATAAAGATATCGAAGAATCACTAAGTAAAGCATTGAATGATTTTAAAGCAACGTTTAGCGCTGAATAA
- the tolB gene encoding Tol-Pal system translocation protein TolB yields MRKLFLLVAFCIGLSAADATIEVVNKGLVLPRIVVQDATTNFANTTLKNRFFKLMIGDLKVGSSFEVIEDYYTSSYDGDFRTNLANDKNPELILRYALGVEGNGLSMKVKLLNAKNGSVRFEGTFSQAELAKFPFLAHKSIATIARNLNLSPIDWMDKSIIISQYTSPGKSNIIVADYTLTYQKVILSGGLNIFPKWANKDQSAFYYTTYINLVPTLYKYDLATGKKTQITQSGGMIVASDVSSDGTKVLLTMAPDDQSDIYIYDTITRKKSRVTDFKGIDVNGNFVDNDTRVVFVSDRLGYPNIFATSINGGAVEQMVFHGKNNNSVSTYQNYVVYSSRESVGDYSAKTFNLYLISTKSDYIRQLTSGGVNTYPRFSSDGGSIVFIKNAGNESAVGIIRVNENKSFQFPLRIGKLQSIDW; encoded by the coding sequence ATGAGAAAATTGTTTTTACTAGTTGCCTTTTGTATAGGGCTTAGTGCGGCGGATGCGACTATTGAAGTCGTTAATAAAGGATTAGTTTTACCTAGAATAGTAGTCCAAGATGCAACTACGAACTTTGCTAATACCACGCTTAAAAATAGATTTTTTAAGCTTATGATAGGAGACTTAAAAGTAGGTTCATCTTTTGAGGTAATTGAGGATTATTATACTAGTAGTTATGATGGAGATTTCAGAACAAATTTAGCTAATGATAAAAATCCAGAACTTATACTAAGATACGCTCTTGGTGTGGAGGGAAATGGATTGAGTATGAAAGTTAAGCTACTAAATGCAAAAAATGGTAGTGTGAGATTTGAAGGAACTTTTAGTCAAGCAGAACTTGCTAAATTTCCGTTTTTAGCACATAAGAGCATTGCTACTATAGCTAGAAATTTAAATTTATCTCCTATTGACTGGATGGATAAATCTATTATAATTTCACAATACACATCTCCTGGTAAAAGTAATATCATAGTTGCTGATTATACTTTAACATATCAAAAGGTAATTCTTAGCGGGGGATTAAATATATTTCCTAAATGGGCAAACAAAGATCAAAGTGCATTTTACTACACAACGTATATAAATTTAGTTCCTACTTTATATAAGTACGATTTAGCTACTGGTAAAAAAACTCAAATTACGCAAAGTGGAGGCATGATAGTTGCGTCCGATGTTAGCAGTGATGGAACTAAAGTTTTGCTAACTATGGCACCAGATGATCAAAGCGATATCTACATTTATGATACTATAACTAGAAAAAAAAGCAGAGTAACTGATTTTAAAGGTATTGATGTTAATGGAAATTTTGTAGATAATGATACAAGAGTTGTATTTGTAAGCGATAGGTTGGGCTACCCAAATATATTTGCAACAAGTATAAATGGCGGTGCAGTAGAACAAATGGTATTCCACGGTAAAAATAATAACTCTGTAAGCACATATCAAAATTATGTTGTTTATTCAAGTAGAGAGAGCGTTGGCGATTACTCTGCTAAGACATTTAATCTGTATTTAATCTCTACAAAAAGTGATTACATAAGACAGCTTACATCAGGAGGAGTGAATACTTATCCGCGATTTTCAAGCGATGGAGGAAGCATTGTGTTTATTAAAAACGCTGGAAACGAGAGTGCTGTAGGCATAATCCGTGTTAATGAAAATAAGAGCTTCCAGTTTCCATTAAGAATAGGTAAATTACAATCAATAGATTGGTAA
- the parB gene encoding chromosome partitioning protein (Pfam match to PF02195.14 ParBc), protein MALGRGLSAILEDVENAYDKELNRDLIADIDIDKIIPNPFQPRKHFDQEALVELSASIEKHGLIQPIIVIKKGNGYTLIAGERRLRATKLLGKDSIKAIVANLEDQNLRELALIENIQRENLSPIELANSYKELIEEYKITQEALSNIIKKSRTVITNTLRLLSLDESTKRLIEDGKLTQGHAKVIVGLDKDDEKMVVDTIVGQRLNVRDTENLIKRIKNKADKSSNLISTQQNYNENLNILKDTFLNLGYECKINGKKMILNFADVEKIQNLIQIIQKIQ, encoded by the coding sequence ATGGCTTTAGGAAGAGGACTTAGTGCGATACTTGAAGATGTAGAAAATGCGTATGACAAAGAGTTAAATAGGGATCTTATAGCAGATATTGATATAGATAAAATAATTCCAAATCCATTCCAGCCAAGAAAGCATTTTGATCAAGAAGCTCTTGTTGAGCTTAGTGCGAGTATAGAAAAACACGGCTTAATCCAGCCTATCATAGTTATAAAAAAAGGAAACGGTTATACTCTTATAGCCGGAGAGAGAAGGCTTAGAGCTACAAAACTTTTAGGCAAAGATAGTATAAAAGCTATAGTGGCAAATTTAGAGGATCAAAATCTAAGAGAATTAGCTTTGATAGAGAATATCCAAAGAGAAAATTTAAGTCCTATCGAACTTGCAAATTCATACAAAGAGCTTATAGAAGAGTATAAAATTACTCAAGAAGCATTATCAAATATCATAAAAAAAAGTCGTACCGTTATCACAAATACTCTTCGTTTGCTTAGTTTAGACGAATCTACAAAACGTCTTATAGAAGACGGTAAGCTGACTCAGGGCCATGCAAAAGTCATAGTAGGGCTTGATAAAGATGACGAAAAAATGGTTGTTGATACTATAGTTGGTCAAAGATTAAACGTAAGAGATACCGAAAATTTGATAAAAAGAATAAAAAACAAAGCAGATAAATCTTCAAATTTAATATCTACTCAACAAAATTATAATGAAAATTTAAATATTTTAAAAGATACGTTTTTAAATTTGGGATATGAATGCAAAATTAACGGTAAAAAAATGATATTAAATTTCGCTGACGTGGAAAAAATTCAAAATTTAATCCAAATAATTCAGAAAATTCAGTAA
- the atpD gene encoding ATP synthase, F1 complex, beta subunit (Pfam matches to PF00006.21 ATP-synt_ab, and to PF00306.23 ATP-synt_ab_C, and to PF02874.19 ATP-synt_ab_N) — protein MKGIISQVMGPVVDVDFKDYLPKINEAIEVNFTVEGNTHKLVLETAAHLGDNRVRTIAMDMSEGLTRGLDAIALGSPISVPVGEKVLGRIFNVIGDLIDEGEEEKFDKKWSIHRDPPAFEDQSTKSEIFETGIKVVDLLAPYAKGGKVGLFGGAGVGKTVIIMELIHNVAFKHSGYSVFAGVGERTREGNDLYNEMKESGVLDKVALCYGQMNEPPGARNRIALTGLTMAEYFRDEMGLDVLMFIDNIFRFSQSGSEMSALLGRIPSAVGYQPTLASEMGRLQERITSTKKGSITSVQAVYVPADDLTDPAPATVFAHLDATTVLNRAIAEKGIYPAVDPLDSTSRMLDPQILGEEHYKIARGVQAVLQKYKDLQDIIAILGMDELSEEDKLTVDRARKIEKYLSQPFFVAEVFTGSPGKYVSLEETIAGFKGILEGKYDHLPENAFYMVGNIDEAIAKAEKMRA, from the coding sequence ATGAAAGGTATTATTAGCCAAGTTATGGGTCCTGTAGTTGATGTTGATTTCAAAGACTACTTGCCTAAGATTAACGAAGCTATTGAAGTAAATTTTACAGTAGAAGGCAACACGCATAAGCTTGTTTTAGAGACTGCTGCACACCTTGGCGATAACCGTGTAAGAACGATAGCTATGGATATGAGTGAAGGACTTACAAGAGGATTAGATGCTATAGCACTTGGATCGCCTATCAGTGTTCCTGTTGGAGAAAAAGTTTTAGGAAGAATATTTAACGTAATTGGTGATCTTATAGATGAAGGCGAAGAGGAAAAATTTGATAAAAAATGGTCAATTCATAGAGATCCGCCAGCATTTGAAGATCAAAGTACAAAAAGTGAAATATTTGAAACAGGCATAAAGGTTGTTGATTTACTAGCTCCTTACGCAAAAGGTGGTAAAGTCGGACTATTTGGTGGTGCTGGTGTTGGTAAAACAGTTATCATTATGGAGCTTATCCACAACGTTGCGTTTAAACACAGCGGTTATTCAGTATTTGCTGGTGTCGGTGAGAGAACAAGAGAGGGTAATGACCTTTATAATGAGATGAAAGAATCGGGCGTTTTAGATAAAGTTGCCTTATGCTATGGACAAATGAATGAACCACCAGGGGCAAGAAACCGTATAGCACTTACTGGTCTTACAATGGCTGAGTATTTCCGTGATGAGATGGGACTTGATGTTCTTATGTTTATTGATAACATTTTCCGTTTTTCACAATCAGGTTCAGAGATGTCAGCTCTTCTTGGACGTATCCCAAGTGCGGTTGGTTATCAACCTACATTAGCTAGCGAAATGGGAAGACTTCAAGAGAGGATCACATCGACTAAAAAAGGTTCTATCACATCTGTTCAAGCTGTATATGTACCAGCTGATGACCTTACAGATCCAGCTCCTGCAACAGTTTTTGCTCACCTTGATGCAACAACTGTTCTTAACCGTGCTATCGCTGAAAAAGGTATCTACCCAGCAGTTGATCCTCTTGATTCAACTTCAAGAATGTTAGATCCGCAAATTTTGGGTGAAGAGCATTACAAGATCGCTCGTGGGGTTCAAGCCGTACTTCAAAAATATAAAGATTTGCAAGATATTATCGCGATTCTTGGTATGGATGAGCTTAGCGAAGAAGATAAACTTACAGTCGATAGAGCTAGAAAGATAGAAAAATACCTATCTCAGCCATTCTTCGTTGCAGAAGTTTTCACAGGTAGTCCAGGTAAATATGTAAGCCTTGAAGAGACAATTGCTGGATTTAAAGGTATCTTAGAAGGCAAATACGATCATCTACCAGAAAATGCGTTCTATATGGTAGGAAATATTGATGAGGCGATCGCAAAAGCTGAAAAAATGAGAGCATAA